The following proteins come from a genomic window of Sorghum bicolor cultivar BTx623 chromosome 3, Sorghum_bicolor_NCBIv3, whole genome shotgun sequence:
- the LOC8069819 gene encoding uncharacterized protein LOC8069819, protein MSQNAAAAWAQAAERERRAPFTDPIEIPATSGPRREEGQGDDDGEAAVPPHVLLARRRAASSVCSGQGRTLKGRDLRRVRDSVLRMTGFIES, encoded by the coding sequence atgtcgcagaacgcggcggcggcgtgggcgCAGGCCGCCGAGCGGGAGCGCCGGGCGCCGTTCACGGACCCCATCGAGATCCCGGCCACCTCGGGGCCGCGGCGGGAGGAGGGTCAGGGAGACGATGACGGCGAGGCGGCGGTGCCGCCGCACGTGCTGCTGGCGCGGCGCAGGGCGGCGTCCTCGGTGTGCTCCGGGCAGGGCCGCACGCTCAAGGGCCGGGACCTGCGCCGCGTGCGCGACTCCGTCCTGCGGATGACCGGCTTCATCGAGAGCTAG
- the LOC8059212 gene encoding protein kri1: protein MGKGKKSKEKEMEKKPVDILAGSDEDSDGGEDLSKVQINEEYARRFEHNKRREALQRLEERRKQGLVPASDDGESDSESESSEEDEEAAIASRLVDRRVFEVIRRIRSGDPRILDKDAKVYSESEEEEGSEEGEGAEKEEEFKQGKKKAKKEKPLYLKDVNARHLLEEGPEFAAQASRSSSKFERISYDEQQKKGLEAFLEAQKEVLRGDDDDDDLFQVKPKARAGADDEVEEDEEEKQTKELAGKVFGNDEELDENEKFLKEFFLKRPYLEAEKRKSYLDDIQELSDDEEELEIQEENEHGYNYRHEEAMASGAVVADRVMGHSRVVEGSVRKKESSRKQQRKSKEERMARVKQEQAEELKHLKNLKKKEIAEKLERILMIAGIEGDAACKLGADDLEEDFDPEDYDKKMQEMFDDSYYEADDVDPEFGSGEEMDLKKPYFDKEDELLGLPKGWASEHSKEESTATDAKGAKGKISLKDKVELEKEMEEYYKLDYEDTIGDIKTRFKYKQVKPNSFGLSACDILEADDKDLNQYVSIKKLSPYREDEWKVTHHKRQSKDFILGGQKKGKKDKSVKKSRSEEGGPSSSKTEKDRLTNGQESTDDKKKTTRSERRKRRKADLKISDDRLVAFGKTNSKRHKSH, encoded by the coding sequence GCTGCAGCGCCTCGAGGAGCGCAGGAAGCAGGGCCTCGTCCCCGCCTCTGACGACGGCGAGTCGGATTCCGAGTCCGAGTCgtctgaggaggacgaggaggccGCCATTGCCTCGCGCCTCGTCGACCGCCGCGTGTTCGAGGTGATCCGCCGCATCCGCAGCGGTGACCCTCGCATCCTAGACAAGGACGCCAAGGTCTACTCGGAGtcggaggaggaagagggcagCGAAGAAGGTGAGGGCGCCGAGAAGgaagaagagttcaagcaggGGAAGAAaaaggccaagaaggagaagcctCTGTACCTCAAGGACGTCAATGCCCGCCACCTGCTCGAGGAGGGCCCGGAGTTCGCAGCGCAGGCCAGCCGGAGCAGCAGCAAGTTCGAGAGGATCTCCTATGATGAGCAGCAGAAGAAGGGTTTGGAGGCTTTCCTTGAGGCACAGAAAGAAGTATtacgcggcgacgacgacgacgacgatttgTTCCAGGTGAAGCCCAAGGCTAGAGCAGGGGCTGATGATGAagtggaggaggatgaggaggagaaGCAGACCAAGGAACTTGCTGGTAAGGTCTTTGGGAACGATGAGGAGCTGGATGAGAACGAGAAGTTCTTGAAGGAATTTTTCCTTAAGAGGCCCTACCTTGAGGCAGAGAAGAGGAAGTCCTATCTGGATGATATCCAGGAATTATCAGATGATGAAGAGGAGCTCGAGATTCAGGAAGAAAATGAGCATGGTTATAATTACCGGCATGAGGAGGCCATGGCATCAGGGGCAGTGGTGGCGGACCGGGTAATGGGACATTCAAGGGTTGTTGAGGGGTCAGTGAGGAAGAAGGAGAGCAGCAGGAAGCAGCAGCGCAAGAGCAAAGAGGAGCGGATGGCCCGTGTTAAGCAAGAGCAGGCAGAGGAGCTGAAGCAtctcaagaatttgaagaaGAAAGAGATTGCAGAGAAGCTTGAGAGGATCCTAATGATTGCTGGGATTGAAGGTGATGCTGCGTGTAAGCTTGGTGCTGATGACTTGGAGGAGGATTTTGATCCAGAGGATTATGACAAGAAAATGCAGGAGATGTTTGATGACAGTTACTATGAGgctgatgatgttgatcctgaGTTTGGAAGTGGTGAGGAGATGGATTTGAAGAAGCCATATTTTGACAAGGAAGATGAATTGCTTGGGCTTCCTAAGGGCTGGGCTAGTGAACATTCAAAAGAAGAGTCTACTGCCACCGATGCAAAAGGTGCAAAAGGGAAGATCTCTCTCAAAGACAAGGTGGAGCTTGAGAAAGAGATGGAAGAGTACTACAAGTTagactatgaggacactattgGAGATATCAAGACTCGGTTCAAGTATAAACAGGTTAAGCCCAACAGTTTTGGTCTGAGTGCCTGTGATATATTGGAAGCAGATGACAAGGATTTGAACCAGTATGTATCCATTAAGAAGCTATCTCCTTATAGAGAGGATGAATGGAAGGTTACACATCATAAGAGGCAGAGCAAGGATTTCATCCTTGGAGGCCAGAAGAAAGGGAAGAAGGACAAATCTGTCAAGAAATCTAGGTCTGAGGAAGGCGGCCCTAGTTCTTCAAAAACAGAGAAAGACAGGCTGACAAATGGGCAAGAGTCAACGGATGACAAGAAAAAGACTACCCGAAGTGAGCGAAGGAAGCGTCGTAAGGCTGACCTAAAGATATCCGATGATCGATTAGTGGCATTTGGAAAGACAAATTCGAAGCGTCACAAGAGCCATTGA
- the LOC8059214 gene encoding uncharacterized protein LOC8059214 has product MASAAEELCESEVLWPDAAPHDDNDGDATPSCSSSPVARRSSTPLAPRGGVPESDRPIHPGSRPVDIPRPAASSAAARRRDHEAEEDGGWSSSGTMVPPHVLVSRRRAEGAAAFALRSGPGRARELSHLRNNVLRMTGFIEG; this is encoded by the coding sequence ATGGCGAGCGCCGCTGAGGAGCTGTGCGAGTCCGAGGTGCTGTGGCCGGACGCGGCGCCCCACGACGACAACGACGGCGACGCGACGCCCAGCTGCAGCTCGTCGCCCGTGGCGCGGCGGTCCAGCACGCCGCTGGCTCCGCGAGGCGGCGTCCCTGAGAGCGACAGGCCGATCCATCCGGGCTCGCGGCCTGTGGACATTCCCAGGCCCGCGGCGAGCTCGGCGGCGGCCCGACGCCGAGACCACGAGGCCGAGGAGGACGGTGGCTGGAGCAGCAGCGGCACGATGGTGCCGCCTCACGTGCTGGTCTCGCGGCGGCGGGCGGAGGGGGCGGCGGCGTTCGCGCTGCGGTCGGGGCCCGGCCGCGCGCGCGAGCTCAGCCACCTGCGCAACAACGTGCTGCGGATGACCGGCTTCATCGAAGGATGA